From one Halothece sp. PCC 7418 genomic stretch:
- a CDS encoding class I SAM-dependent RNA methyltransferase has translation MTVRPYFFLMIQSEDAVNLKQLQPGDSLTVTIKRFNHKYLGETTIQGKTVLVPGTIPGETIRGEVIRNWKRRLLLKPVEILEASSDRATPKCQHFTTCAGCQFQHINYEAQLAIKESRLRSYFDEDHPAQPLPLRGVIGSPNPYRYRNSIKVHGPGEPGFWQVLGVDMMRNEECPICVETVDQALQKERQDHFQRFTRQGILNVLIRGTKIGETYVGPENPDPEEVAWLNEELTHPLTGETYKLVVPAHAFWQGSTPMLPTLVEQVVRPIRDFQPEMLIESYCGMGLFGLMSAPFAKEVIGIEEHPLAIEAAKQNQENLGVANLRIFRSKTEDCLLEYLNILPEEKSSLIVDPPRSGLPKKVLKQILKSPPQQLVYVSCSPESFARNLNALCKQTYHLKDMVGLDLFPQTKHLECVGVLERV, from the coding sequence ATGACTGTTCGCCCCTATTTTTTTCTCATGATTCAATCAGAAGACGCAGTTAATCTTAAACAGTTACAACCCGGAGATTCTCTCACGGTTACGATCAAGCGCTTTAATCATAAGTATTTGGGAGAAACAACCATCCAAGGAAAAACCGTGTTGGTGCCTGGTACTATCCCTGGGGAAACGATACGGGGAGAAGTGATTCGTAACTGGAAACGTCGTCTTTTGCTGAAGCCAGTGGAGATTCTTGAAGCCAGCAGCGATCGCGCAACGCCAAAATGTCAACATTTCACCACCTGCGCGGGTTGCCAATTCCAACATATTAACTACGAAGCCCAGTTAGCAATCAAAGAATCTCGCCTCAGAAGTTATTTCGATGAAGACCATCCCGCCCAACCCTTACCCTTACGCGGTGTGATTGGGTCGCCCAACCCTTACCGTTATCGCAACAGCATTAAAGTCCATGGCCCTGGTGAACCTGGTTTTTGGCAAGTTTTAGGGGTGGACATGATGCGAAATGAAGAATGCCCCATTTGCGTCGAAACTGTCGATCAAGCCCTGCAAAAAGAACGTCAAGACCACTTTCAACGCTTTACCCGTCAAGGAATTCTCAATGTTCTCATTCGCGGAACAAAGATCGGGGAAACTTACGTCGGACCAGAAAACCCTGATCCAGAAGAAGTGGCTTGGTTAAATGAAGAATTGACCCATCCCCTCACCGGAGAAACCTATAAATTAGTCGTTCCCGCCCATGCGTTTTGGCAAGGAAGTACCCCCATGTTACCCACTTTAGTAGAACAAGTGGTGCGTCCGATTCGAGACTTTCAACCCGAAATGTTGATTGAAAGTTATTGCGGGATGGGGTTATTTGGGTTAATGAGTGCGCCCTTTGCCAAAGAAGTGATTGGAATTGAAGAACATCCTTTAGCCATTGAAGCAGCCAAACAAAATCAAGAGAATTTAGGAGTCGCAAATCTCCGAATTTTCCGCAGTAAAACGGAAGATTGTCTTTTGGAATATCTAAATATACTTCCTGAAGAAAAATCGAGTTTAATTGTTGATCCCCCCCGCAGTGGACTCCCGAAAAAAGTCCTGAAACAAATTCTTAAATCACCTCCTCAGCAATTGGTTTATGTGAGTTGCAGTCCTGAAAGTTTTGCTCGTAATCTCAACGCTTTGTGCAAACAAACCTATCACCTGAAAGATATGGTCGGGTTAGATTTATTTCCTCAAACCAAACATTTAGAATGTGTGGGCGTACTGGAAAGAGTCTGA
- a CDS encoding DUF2281 domain-containing protein gives MNTDLELWQAISKMPEHLKTEFLNYAEYLMEKKANTTHSDQNLEKKRRSGILKGTFVLPLPKDFDEPLEDFQDYME, from the coding sequence ATGAATACTGATCTCGAACTCTGGCAAGCAATTAGCAAAATGCCTGAACATTTAAAGACTGAATTTTTGAATTATGCAGAATATTTAATGGAGAAAAAAGCAAACACAACTCACTCGGATCAAAACTTAGAAAAAAAACGGCGATCTGGAATTTTGAAAGGAACTTTTGTCTTACCATTACCAAAAGACTTTGATGAACCATTAGAAGATTTTCAGGATTATATGGAATGA
- the groL gene encoding chaperonin GroEL (60 kDa chaperone family; promotes refolding of misfolded polypeptides especially under stressful conditions; forms two stacked rings of heptamers to form a barrel-shaped 14mer; ends can be capped by GroES; misfolded proteins enter the barrel where they are refolded when GroES binds), with protein MPKIVSFNEKARRSLERGVDALANAIRITLGPKGRNVLLEKQYGAPQIVNDGITAAKEIELEDPLENTGARLIQEVASKTNDVAGDGTTTATVLAQAMIREGLKNVAAGSNPVAVRRGIEKTVNYLVEEIANVAKPVEGDAIAQVATVSAGNDEEIGQMIADAMEKVTKDGVITVEESKSLATELDVVEGMEIDRGYLSPYFITDQERQIVEFENPRILITDKKISAIQDLVPILEQVSRQGQPLLIIAEDIEGEALATLVVNKARGVLNVSAIKAPGFGDRRKQMLQDIAVLTGGQLISEDVGLTLDSVSVDMLGTARRVTIDKDSSVIVSNGENKGDVDKRVNQIRKQLAETDSEYDKEKLQERIAKLAGGVAVIKVGAATETELKERKLRIEDALNATQAAVEEGIVPGGGTTLIHLAAKVAEFKNTLTHPEEKIGATLVGKALEAPLSQMADNAGAEGSVVVENVRDTEFNVGYNALTGEYEDMIAAGIIDPAKVVRSAVQNAGSIAGMIITTEALVVEEPQEEEAGADPSAAMGGMGGMGGMGGMGGMGMM; from the coding sequence ATGCCTAAAATCGTATCTTTTAACGAAAAAGCAAGACGTTCTCTAGAACGAGGCGTTGATGCCCTTGCTAATGCTATTCGGATTACCCTTGGCCCAAAAGGGCGTAATGTCTTATTAGAAAAACAATATGGTGCTCCCCAAATTGTAAATGATGGGATTACTGCAGCTAAAGAAATTGAATTAGAAGACCCTCTCGAAAATACTGGCGCACGGTTAATTCAAGAAGTCGCCTCGAAAACCAATGATGTTGCTGGGGATGGAACAACCACCGCTACAGTTCTCGCCCAAGCAATGATCAGGGAAGGATTAAAGAACGTGGCTGCGGGATCTAACCCGGTTGCAGTGCGTCGTGGGATTGAAAAAACCGTTAACTATTTAGTTGAAGAAATTGCCAACGTGGCCAAACCCGTTGAAGGAGACGCGATCGCGCAAGTCGCCACCGTTTCTGCGGGTAACGACGAAGAAATTGGTCAGATGATCGCTGATGCGATGGAAAAAGTGACCAAAGATGGGGTCATCACCGTAGAAGAATCCAAATCTCTCGCCACTGAACTCGATGTGGTGGAAGGGATGGAAATTGATCGCGGTTATCTTTCCCCTTATTTCATCACTGACCAAGAACGGCAAATTGTCGAGTTTGAAAATCCTCGGATCTTAATCACCGACAAGAAAATCAGCGCGATTCAAGACTTAGTGCCGATCCTAGAACAAGTCTCCCGTCAAGGACAGCCCCTGTTGATCATTGCAGAAGACATTGAAGGGGAAGCCCTTGCGACTCTCGTTGTGAATAAAGCACGAGGCGTTCTCAACGTTTCCGCGATTAAAGCCCCTGGTTTTGGCGATCGCCGTAAGCAAATGTTACAAGACATTGCGGTTCTTACAGGCGGACAACTGATCTCCGAAGATGTGGGTTTAACTCTTGATTCAGTTTCCGTTGATATGCTCGGAACTGCTCGTCGAGTTACCATTGATAAAGACAGCAGCGTGATTGTCTCCAATGGTGAAAATAAAGGCGATGTGGATAAGCGCGTGAACCAAATTCGGAAACAACTTGCAGAAACTGATTCCGAATACGACAAAGAAAAACTGCAAGAACGCATTGCTAAACTTGCTGGCGGTGTTGCTGTGATTAAAGTTGGTGCTGCGACCGAAACCGAACTCAAAGAACGGAAACTCCGCATTGAAGACGCACTCAACGCCACCCAAGCAGCCGTAGAAGAAGGAATTGTTCCTGGTGGCGGTACAACCTTAATTCACCTTGCTGCGAAAGTTGCTGAATTCAAAAATACCCTTACTCACCCCGAAGAAAAAATTGGTGCAACCTTAGTGGGTAAAGCCTTAGAAGCACCTCTCTCGCAAATGGCAGATAATGCGGGTGCAGAAGGCTCTGTTGTTGTGGAAAATGTCCGTGACACCGAATTTAACGTTGGCTATAATGCCCTCACTGGTGAGTATGAAGACATGATTGCTGCCGGAATCATTGACCCAGCGAAAGTGGTTCGTTCTGCGGTACAAAATGCAGGCTCGATCGCGGGGATGATTATTACCACCGAAGCCTTAGTTGTGGAAGAACCGCAAGAAGAGGAAGCCGGTGCTGATCCATCCGCTGCTATGGGCGGTATGGGCGGTATGGGCGGTATGGGAGGTATGGGAGGCATGGGAATGATGTAA
- a CDS encoding glycosyltransferase family 39 protein has protein sequence MKRSVLKQIPQWRDFKNTQPLPLIPALVIIFSLCTITFLWRLGSIGLIDETEPLFAEAARQMVETGNWVTPYYNGETRFDKPPLIYWLMAMGYQVLGVNEWAVRLPSALSALGLTGFVFFVLDRVGVSPFNSASNTVQKRWGSFIAAATLALTPEFIIWARTGVSDLLLTGCMGSALLCFFMGYINSETESPPPFFSLGKPSNWYISFYIFTALAVLAKGPVGLVLPGLIMIAFLVYQGNLWQVFREMRVMSGWIIFLVLTVPWYILVILENGQSYIDSFFGYHNFQRFTGVVNDHDAPWYFYFLVVLIGFAPLSVYLPSAIAQLQVWRRRVWKQQPREKQLGLFAFFWFITIFLFFTIAVTKLPSYVIPLLPAAAILMGLFWSNDQPENFSTALKVNILFNLIFVFALGAAFYYSPNLIGYDPAAPNLSEIYSQAGLHLAASVIWLGAGLLISLTLRAQQDIRWLWGINLLAMLLTFVFVLQPAIFLVDQFRQKPLRELSKLEQQVRQPEEELIMIGMEKPSVAFYTQHQVTFLDETEYAIAHLKAQPETESVLLLSHPRKLNSLISQAEQVTFLGRQGEYQLLRIQMTNDP, from the coding sequence ATGAAACGATCTGTTCTCAAGCAAATTCCCCAGTGGCGCGATTTCAAAAATACGCAACCCTTACCTCTAATTCCTGCTCTTGTCATCATTTTTAGTCTCTGTACTATTACTTTTTTATGGCGTTTAGGCAGTATTGGACTCATTGATGAAACAGAACCCCTTTTTGCCGAAGCTGCCCGACAGATGGTAGAAACGGGTAACTGGGTGACTCCCTATTATAACGGTGAAACTCGCTTTGATAAACCCCCTTTAATTTACTGGTTGATGGCGATGGGGTATCAAGTTTTAGGAGTCAATGAATGGGCGGTGCGCCTTCCTTCTGCTTTGAGTGCTTTGGGGCTAACGGGCTTTGTTTTTTTTGTCCTTGATCGCGTTGGCGTTTCCCCTTTTAATTCTGCTTCTAATACCGTACAAAAACGCTGGGGAAGTTTCATTGCTGCAGCCACTCTCGCCCTAACACCAGAGTTTATTATTTGGGCGCGAACTGGGGTTTCTGATTTATTATTAACGGGCTGTATGGGGAGTGCTTTGTTATGTTTTTTTATGGGCTATATTAACTCAGAAACAGAAAGTCCTCCTCCTTTTTTTAGTCTGGGGAAACCGTCTAATTGGTATATTAGTTTTTATATTTTTACCGCACTGGCTGTTTTAGCCAAGGGGCCTGTTGGCTTAGTTTTACCAGGATTAATTATGATTGCTTTTTTAGTTTATCAAGGCAATTTGTGGCAAGTTTTCAGGGAAATGCGGGTGATGTCTGGCTGGATTATTTTCCTGGTCTTAACTGTTCCTTGGTATATTTTAGTCATTCTCGAAAATGGACAAAGTTATATTGACTCTTTCTTTGGCTATCATAATTTTCAACGGTTTACAGGTGTTGTGAATGATCATGATGCACCTTGGTATTTTTATTTTTTAGTGGTGTTGATTGGGTTTGCTCCGTTATCGGTTTATTTACCGAGCGCGATCGCGCAACTACAAGTTTGGCGGAGACGAGTTTGGAAGCAACAACCCCGAGAAAAACAGTTAGGATTATTTGCTTTTTTCTGGTTCATAACCATCTTTCTATTTTTTACAATTGCGGTGACAAAACTACCCAGTTATGTGATTCCTTTACTGCCTGCTGCAGCGATTTTAATGGGGTTATTTTGGAGCAATGATCAACCCGAAAATTTCAGCACTGCCTTGAAAGTGAATATCTTATTCAATTTGATTTTTGTGTTCGCTTTAGGAGCAGCATTTTACTATAGCCCCAACTTAATTGGCTATGATCCAGCAGCACCGAATTTATCAGAAATTTATTCGCAAGCAGGTTTACATTTAGCAGCAAGTGTCATTTGGTTGGGGGCGGGCCTTTTAATTTCCCTTACTTTAAGGGCGCAACAAGACATCCGTTGGCTGTGGGGAATTAACTTATTGGCGATGTTATTAACCTTTGTCTTTGTGTTGCAACCGGCTATATTTTTAGTGGATCAATTTCGACAAAAACCATTAAGAGAATTATCTAAGTTAGAGCAACAGGTGAGACAGCCAGAAGAAGAATTAATTATGATTGGGATGGAAAAACCCAGTGTTGCGTTTTATACCCAACATCAGGTGACGTTTTTAGATGAAACCGAATACGCGATCGCGCACCTCAAAGCTCAACCCGAAACTGAATCTGTCTTGCTATTAAGTCATCCTCGTAAACTGAACAGCCTGATTTCTCAAGCTGAACAAGTGACGTTTTTAGGTCGCCAAGGGGAATATCAACTGCTTCGGATACAGATGACCAATGACCCATGA
- the rpe gene encoding ribulose-phosphate 3-epimerase, with amino-acid sequence MSQKQTVIAPSILSADFSRLGEEIKAVDQAGADWIHVDVMDGRFVPNITIGPLIVDAIRPITQKPLDVHLMIVEPEKYVADFAKAGADIISVHAEHNASPHLHRTLQLIKDQGKQAGVVLNPGTPLELIDYTLELCDLVLIMSVNPGFGGQKFIPAILPKIRQLRKMCDERGLDPWIEVDGGLKGNNTWQVLEAGANAIVAGSAVFKADDYASAIEGIRNSKRPEPELASV; translated from the coding sequence ATGAGCCAAAAACAAACCGTTATTGCTCCTTCTATTTTATCTGCTGATTTCAGTCGTTTAGGAGAAGAAATTAAAGCTGTTGACCAAGCGGGTGCAGATTGGATTCATGTGGATGTCATGGATGGACGCTTTGTTCCGAATATCACCATTGGTCCGTTAATCGTTGATGCAATTCGTCCCATTACCCAAAAGCCTCTTGATGTTCACTTGATGATTGTTGAACCCGAAAAATATGTTGCTGATTTTGCGAAAGCAGGGGCTGATATTATTTCTGTTCATGCTGAACATAATGCTTCCCCTCACCTCCACCGCACTTTACAATTAATTAAGGATCAAGGGAAACAAGCGGGCGTTGTTCTCAATCCAGGGACCCCTTTAGAATTAATTGATTACACCCTTGAACTTTGCGATTTAGTTCTGATTATGAGTGTTAATCCTGGGTTTGGCGGACAGAAATTTATCCCTGCGATTCTCCCCAAAATTCGTCAGTTACGGAAAATGTGTGATGAACGGGGACTCGATCCTTGGATTGAAGTGGATGGCGGTTTGAAAGGAAACAACACTTGGCAAGTTTTAGAAGCGGGTGCAAATGCGATTGTTGCTGGATCGGCAGTCTTTAAAGCGGATGATTATGCCAGCGCGATCGAAGGAATCCGCAATAGCAAACGTCCCGAACCCGAATTAGCGAGTGTCTAA
- a CDS encoding type II toxin-antitoxin system VapC family toxin, translating to MSAFLLDTHAFIWLSEDDPNLPESLREKIDKADVVYVSIASLWEIAIKLNLGKLSLKRNYEIIGIEVESSDIILLPISFRDTALIRHLPLHHRDPFDRMLVAQAMNHSLIIASRDRAKLAGRANRAFDAYSIERIW from the coding sequence ATGAGTGCTTTTCTATTAGACACTCACGCTTTTATTTGGCTGTCGGAAGATGACCCAAATTTACCAGAATCCCTCAGAGAGAAGATTGATAAAGCTGATGTTGTATATGTTAGCATCGCAAGTTTATGGGAGATTGCGATTAAGTTAAACTTGGGAAAGTTATCTCTAAAACGAAATTATGAAATCATTGGTATTGAAGTTGAATCTTCTGACATTATTTTACTTCCTATTTCATTTCGTGATACAGCTTTAATTCGCCACTTACCTTTACACCATCGAGATCCATTTGATCGAATGTTAGTTGCACAAGCAATGAATCATTCTTTAATTATAGCTAGTCGCGATCGAGCGAAGCTCGCTGGCAGAGCCAATCGCGCTTTTGATGCTTATTCAATAGAAAGAATTTGGTAA
- a CDS encoding SWIM zinc finger family protein, with protein sequence MTERQWWALQWLDLLEKYRFKKRLERGRNYAREGNILRIDFEGAKVTADVQGTADEPYHLWIKLDRFSNEDWNYIIQSLAEKAIFSAQLLAGEMPENIEEVFIANGLSLFPFSLSDVHSHCNCPDPKNPCKHIAAVYYELADRFSEDPFVLFQLRGRTRSEILEQIREIRQQNAAETTAQLQAEEEAVTETTSEETSDKSSEWDLETFWEYNQPLDSALMQMNIETDQTVLEVLGSFPLPGTEAQAVQQYLEQVQKQVHSEIVHQANP encoded by the coding sequence ATGACCGAACGACAATGGTGGGCGCTACAATGGCTGGATTTATTAGAAAAATATCGGTTTAAGAAACGACTCGAACGCGGTAGAAATTATGCCCGAGAGGGGAATATTCTCAGAATTGATTTTGAAGGGGCGAAAGTAACTGCAGACGTACAAGGAACAGCCGATGAACCCTATCATCTTTGGATTAAATTAGACCGCTTTAGCAATGAAGATTGGAATTATATCATTCAAAGTTTAGCGGAAAAAGCGATCTTCTCCGCGCAATTATTAGCTGGAGAAATGCCCGAGAATATTGAAGAGGTTTTTATTGCCAATGGCTTAAGTTTATTTCCCTTTTCTCTGTCTGATGTTCATTCTCATTGTAATTGTCCCGACCCCAAAAATCCTTGCAAACATATCGCTGCGGTGTATTACGAATTAGCTGATCGTTTTAGTGAAGATCCCTTCGTTTTATTTCAGTTGCGAGGACGAACCCGTTCCGAAATTTTAGAACAAATTCGGGAAATTCGTCAGCAAAATGCAGCAGAAACAACAGCACAACTCCAAGCAGAAGAAGAAGCCGTTACAGAAACAACAAGTGAGGAGACATCAGACAAGAGTTCGGAGTGGGATTTAGAAACTTTTTGGGAGTATAATCAACCGTTAGATTCGGCACTCATGCAAATGAATATAGAAACCGATCAAACGGTTTTAGAAGTGTTAGGGAGTTTTCCCCTACCTGGAACAGAAGCGCAAGCCGTACAGCAATATTTAGAACAAGTACAAAAGCAAGTTCATTCGGAAATTGTCCACCAAGCTAACCCATAA
- a CDS encoding S8 family serine peptidase produces the protein MKKTVVGLLGSLGGLSLISPLLALDYSVGELGINARRLHQAPYNLLGRKIAIGQVEIGRAGKFGWDKATVGNYPFTLADVFYRDRAANPNQHIDPHAMMVATVMVSQEKGLRGVAPEAKLYSSAVGSLRQAGQPEECLTAQYTALQNSSDVRAINFSFGDSLERDPRENAVLDGDALLTKCVDWSARVHNTLYVIAGNQGEGGIPIPTDQYNGITVAYSTQRDQKYTKVGFPNLGGDPIGIGRRLVIKEINTKGRSGVSLVAPGDDISVYHPEREMISVSGSSFAAPHVTGSVALLQEYSDRVLYRFANREPSPFPPRWSLEARNHEVMKAVLLNAADKIQEPTKRMTRTLYSKQNQTWLQSKAYENAKIPLDLEMGAGHLNTFRAYQQFSAGQWHPRNNVPRIGWDYNEVSANSHQDYQIAQPLAAGSYATVTLAWDRLVELDDKNNNERYDLGETFRDRGLNNLNLFLVSTANDSKVISQCASVSEVDSVEHIFCKVPETGRYKIRVQFAEQANHSIQPYGLAWWTISE, from the coding sequence ATGAAAAAAACAGTAGTGGGATTATTGGGGAGTCTCGGTGGTTTAAGTTTAATTAGTCCTTTGCTTGCCCTCGATTATTCCGTTGGTGAACTGGGAATTAATGCCCGTCGGCTTCACCAAGCCCCTTATAATTTACTGGGACGAAAAATTGCCATTGGACAAGTTGAAATCGGCAGAGCAGGAAAATTCGGGTGGGATAAGGCTACTGTGGGGAATTATCCTTTTACCCTTGCTGACGTTTTTTATCGCGATCGCGCTGCAAATCCCAATCAACATATTGATCCCCATGCGATGATGGTGGCAACGGTCATGGTGTCTCAAGAAAAAGGATTACGAGGGGTTGCACCAGAAGCAAAACTCTACAGCAGCGCGGTGGGATCACTACGCCAAGCAGGACAACCCGAAGAATGTCTCACGGCGCAATATACCGCTCTCCAAAATAGTAGCGATGTCAGAGCAATTAATTTCAGTTTTGGTGATTCTTTAGAGCGCGATCCCCGAGAGAATGCCGTTTTGGATGGGGATGCTTTACTAACAAAATGTGTGGATTGGTCAGCACGAGTCCACAATACCTTGTATGTTATTGCAGGGAATCAGGGAGAAGGGGGCATTCCCATTCCCACGGATCAGTATAACGGAATTACTGTGGCTTACAGCACCCAGCGCGATCAAAAATATACCAAGGTGGGTTTTCCCAATCTCGGAGGTGACCCCATCGGAATTGGTCGGCGCTTAGTCATCAAAGAAATCAACACCAAAGGACGCTCAGGAGTCAGTTTAGTTGCCCCTGGAGATGATATCAGCGTCTATCATCCCGAACGAGAAATGATTAGCGTCAGTGGAAGCAGTTTTGCTGCACCTCATGTTACGGGTAGCGTTGCTCTCTTACAAGAATACAGCGATCGCGTGTTGTATCGTTTTGCCAATCGCGAACCTTCTCCCTTCCCCCCCCGTTGGAGTCTGGAGGCGCGGAATCATGAGGTCATGAAAGCCGTGTTACTTAATGCTGCGGATAAAATCCAAGAGCCAACCAAAAGGATGACACGCACGCTTTATAGTAAACAAAATCAGACTTGGCTGCAATCAAAAGCCTATGAAAACGCCAAGATTCCACTTGATTTAGAAATGGGAGCAGGTCATCTCAACACTTTTCGCGCCTATCAACAGTTTAGTGCAGGACAGTGGCATCCTCGAAACAATGTACCCAGGATCGGCTGGGATTATAATGAAGTTTCTGCCAATTCTCATCAAGACTATCAGATCGCGCAGCCTCTTGCTGCGGGGAGTTATGCGACAGTAACTTTAGCTTGGGATCGGTTGGTGGAACTTGATGATAAAAACAACAATGAGCGCTATGATCTGGGAGAAACCTTTCGCGATCGCGGTTTAAATAACCTCAATCTCTTTTTAGTTTCCACGGCAAACGACTCAAAAGTCATCAGCCAATGTGCTTCCGTGAGTGAAGTCGATAGTGTAGAACACATTTTTTGCAAAGTTCCAGAAACGGGACGTTACAAAATTCGCGTTCAATTTGCCGAACAAGCAAATCATTCGATTCAACCTTATGGGTTAGCTTGGTGGACAATTTCCGAATGA
- a CDS encoding sensor domain-containing diguanylate cyclase, with the protein MYLMDYSGMLDTISPFADFESAARSILSYLHQRLGFQLWMVTRTQEEDWIMLQVEDHGYGVQEGAVFCWSDSFCSRMINGEGPCIAPRVSTVPAYVEAPIGRQVSIGAYIGIPIVLSNGSLFGTLCAIDPDSQSESITEELSTIELLAKLLSTILENELKYNEQARHLERLEAEVMSDVLTELYNRRGWEKLLLAEEKRCQRYGHPAGVIYIDLDGLKPVNDTKGHAAGDKLIYEAAQIIHSAVREQDITARVGGDEFAVLGIECNATQIQALAERVQTSLMEAGISASVGFASRHPSQGLSVAVEEADQKMYECKLEFSID; encoded by the coding sequence ATGTATTTAATGGATTATTCAGGAATGCTCGACACAATTAGCCCTTTTGCCGACTTTGAATCCGCTGCACGGAGTATTTTATCTTATCTTCATCAACGTCTGGGGTTTCAGTTGTGGATGGTGACCCGTACTCAAGAAGAAGATTGGATTATGCTGCAAGTGGAGGATCATGGTTATGGGGTGCAAGAAGGGGCGGTTTTTTGTTGGTCAGATTCCTTTTGTTCTCGGATGATTAACGGAGAAGGACCCTGTATTGCCCCTCGGGTGAGTACCGTTCCCGCTTATGTGGAAGCCCCTATTGGGAGGCAAGTGTCGATTGGGGCTTATATTGGGATTCCCATTGTTTTAAGTAATGGGTCTTTGTTTGGTACACTTTGCGCGATCGATCCTGATTCACAATCAGAAAGCATTACAGAAGAACTCTCTACTATCGAATTACTCGCCAAACTCTTATCCACGATTTTAGAAAACGAACTGAAATATAATGAACAAGCGCGTCACTTAGAACGTCTGGAAGCGGAAGTAATGAGTGATGTTCTCACTGAATTATATAATCGACGGGGATGGGAAAAACTACTTTTAGCAGAAGAAAAACGGTGTCAACGCTACGGACATCCTGCAGGAGTCATTTATATTGATCTCGATGGCTTAAAGCCTGTTAATGATACAAAAGGACATGCAGCCGGAGATAAGCTTATTTATGAAGCTGCACAAATCATTCATTCCGCGGTGCGAGAACAAGATATTACAGCACGAGTCGGGGGTGATGAGTTTGCTGTCTTGGGGATCGAATGTAATGCGACACAAATTCAGGCTTTGGCGGAACGGGTACAAACGTCATTAATGGAAGCTGGAATTTCCGCGTCAGTGGGTTTTGCATCTCGTCATCCCAGCCAAGGGTTAAGCGTTGCTGTTGAGGAAGCGGATCAAAAAATGTATGAATGCAAACTTGAGTTCTCCATTGATTAA